From the genome of Mugil cephalus isolate CIBA_MC_2020 chromosome 2, CIBA_Mcephalus_1.1, whole genome shotgun sequence, one region includes:
- the LOC125004038 gene encoding CSC1-like protein 2 isoform X4 — MLMLTDVMLTPLSVCNELSRRRDRDNYEPVKSVASAMHSETPDRYERLTSVSSSVDFDQRDNGFCSWLTAIFRIKDEEIREKCGEDAVHYLSFQRHIIGLLVVVGVLSVGIVLPVNFSGDLLENNAYSFGRTTIANLKSGTNLLWLHTTFAFMYLLLTVYSMRRHTSKMHYKEDDLVKRTLFINGISKYAEETQIKQHFEQAYENCTVLEARICYNVARLMALNAERKKTERSKKFFTDLMAKEHVPTMINPKPCGHLCCCAITGCEEEEAVSYYTKREAKLKEEYRKEKEKVHTKPLGMAFVTFQNEAMTAIILKDFNACQVQGCRCRQEPRSSQFSEVLHVHNWSVSYAPDPQNVRWEHLSLGGISWWIRCFIINCILFILLFFLTTPAIIISTMDKFNVTKPVEYLNNPIVTQFFPTLLLWAFSALLPTIVYYSAFFEAHWTRSGENRTTMHKCYTFLIFMVLLLPSLGLSSLDVFFRWLFDKKFLADAKVRFECVFLPDNGAFFVNYVIASAFIGNAMDLLRIPGLLMYMIRLCLARSAADRRNVKRHQAYEFQFGAAYAWMMNVFTVVMAYSITCPIIVPFGLMYMLLKHLVDRYNMYYAYLPSKLDKKIHSGAVTQVVAAPILCLFWLLFFSTVRTGFQTPTSMFTLVVLIVTIVVCLSHVCFGHFKYLSAHNYKIDTKENDVDAVENGRPARPSSSPTTKSQQQQQQQQQQMYIAQVLQDPNSDEPGGGSGEEDRGSSQDEEMLNGGNSINEADFQSGEDSLIANEVHQ, encoded by the exons atgctaatgctaacagacgTAATGCTAACACCTCTCTCCGTTTGTAACGAACTCAGCCGAAGACGAGACCGAGATAACTATGAACCAGTGAAAAG CGTTGCCTCTGCGATGCACTCGGAAACGCCAGACCGCTATGAACGCCTCACCTCCGTGTCGAGCTCCGTCGACTTCGACCAGAGAGACAAC GGCTTCTGCTCGTGGCTGACGGCCATTTTCAGAATAAA ggACGAGGAGATCAGAGAGAAATGTGGCGAGGACGCCGTTCACTACTTGTCCTTCCAGCGTCACATCATCGGGCTGCTGGTCGTGGTCGGGGTCCTCTCCGTGGGCATCGTCCTACCCGTTAACTTCTCTGGAGACCTGCTGG AAAACAACGCTTACAGCTTTGGACGCACCACGATAGCAAACCTGAAGTCTGG gACGAACTTGTTGTGGCTCCATACGACGTTTGCCTTCATGTATCTGCTCCTGACCGTCTACAGCATGAGGAGACATACGTCCAAGATGCACTACAAAGAGGACGACCTG GTGAAACGCACTTTATTCATTAACGGCATCTCTAAATACGCTGAGGAGACTCAGATCAAACAACACTTTGA ACAGGCGTACGAGAACTGCACCGTGCTGGAGGCTCGGATCTGCTACAACGTGGCCAGACTCATGGCTCTGAACGCTGAGAG GAAGAAGACGGAGCGCAGTAAGAAGTTCTTCACTGACCTGATGGCGAAGGAACACGTTCCCACCATGATCAACCCCAAACCCTGCGGACACCTCTGCTGCTGCGCCATCACCGGCTGCGAGGAG gaggaggccGTTAGCTACTACACTAAGAGGGAGGCCAAACTGAAGGAGGAGtacaggaaggagaaggagaaggtcCACACTAAACCTCTGGGCATGGCCTTCGTCACCTTCCAGAATGAGGCCATGACAGCCAT CATTCTGAAGGACTTCAACGCCTGCCAGGTTCAGGGTTGTCGATGTCGCCAGGAGCCTCGTTCCTCTCAGTTCAGCGAAGTTCTTCACGTTCACAACTGGAGTGTTTCTTACGCACCGGACCCACAGAACGTCCGCTG GGAACACTTGTCGCTGGGCGGGATCTCCTGGTGGATTCGCTGCTTCATCATCAACTGCATCCTCTTCAtcttgctcttcttcctcaccaCTCCTGCCATCATCATCTCCACCATGGACAAGTTCAACGTCACCAAGCCCGTCGAGTATCTCAAC AATCCCATCGTCACTCAGTTTTTCCCCACTCTGCTGCTCTGGGctttctctgctctgctgcccACCATTGTCTACTACTCTGCCTTCTTTGAGGCTCACTGGACCAG GTCTGGAGAAAACCGGACAACGATGCACAAATGTTACACCTTCCTCATCTTCAtggttctgctgctgccgtcTCTCGGACTCAGCAG tctggatgttTTCTTCCGCTGGTTGTTTGATAAGAAGTTCTTGGCTGATGCCAAAGTCAGATTTGA GTGCGTCTTCCTGCCGGATAATGGAGCGTTCTTTGTCAACTACGTCATCGCCTCCGCTTTCATTGGTAACGCAATGGACCTGCTGAGGATTCCCGGTCTGCTCATGTACATGATCCGGCTCTGCCTGGCTCGCTCCGCCGCCGACCGCCGCAACGTCAAGAGG CATCAGGCCTACGAGTTCCAGTTCGGGGCGGCGTACGCGTGGATGATGAACGTATTCACGGTCGTGATGGCCTACAGCATCACCTGCCCCATCATCGTCCCCTTCG GCCTGATGTATATGCTGCTCAAACACCTGGTGGACAGGTACAACATGTACTACGCCTACCTGCCATCGAAGCTGGACAAGAAGATCCACTCCGGCGCTGTCACCCAGGTGGTGGCTGCTCCCATCCTCTGCcttttctggctgctcttcttctccacTGTACGCACag GCTTCCAGACGCCAACCTCCATGTTCACTTTGGTGGTGCTGATCGTCACAATCGTTGTCTGTCTGTCGCACGTCTGCTTCGGGCACTTCAAGTACCTCAGCGCTCACAACTACAAG atTGACACCAAGGAGAACGACGTGGACGCCGTTGAGAACGGACGTCCAGCTCGTCCCTCGTCTTCCCCGACCACA